The following are encoded in a window of Pectinophora gossypiella chromosome 24, ilPecGoss1.1, whole genome shotgun sequence genomic DNA:
- the LOC126377852 gene encoding forkhead box protein P3 — translation MCLQRDDDGDHLDEARPMVQLPLLGPEPALNSNPGGAAKPPLLNAFELDRCLDREESGRWGGEAARRRRRSSPPRRASPPRDNEPLSLARASAPASPTGPGSTHSSPAPGSPTGSAGAPRSPLPLVAPDLLAMQLLDQHSQLQALMKQRLFHQHHMQKQHMSSEAAKRQLEQSRLQDQINLNLLSQSHLPPPDTSPGSLQQQLGAQQQQLVQQLQAVQRQYLMHGPLSVPPNAPPGLMLWGSEMEEHPLFGRGVCKWPGCDALAEDYQAFLKHLEAAHTLDDRSAAQARVQMQVVAQLELQLRRERDRLAAMMRHLHAARDTTHHAAKHPHGAASEGASPGPVRRRVSDKSGVAIAGEIQRNREFYKSADVRPPFTYASLIRQAIIESPDKQLTLNEIYNWFQTTFCYFRRNAATWKNAVRHNLSLHKCFMRVENVKGAVWTVDEVEFYKRRPQRAAHAPPPPVHAGFMGAQSPPMMTSPHGYSEALKRNLQGMMEDCNLSYMSGEDHMMQGADDYPSSHDDYSRPPMMNGYGSSTSSHDVKAEDLSANEAQDIKPNIYALKNEMQASDYSNKADYSSSNKESSSNRSGETSPYDDYPRSEDRYRATISHIKDEAENLSLNEQRSDK, via the exons GGTCCGGAGCCGGCACTGAACTCAAACCCGGGTGGCGCCGCGAAGCCGCCGCTACTCAACGCCTTCGAGCTGGACCGCTGTTTGGACCG AGAGGAGTCCGGCAGGTGGGGTGGTGAAGCGGCGCGGCGACGCCGACGCTCCTCGCCACCACGCCGCGCCTCCCCGCCCAGAGACAATGAGCCTCTCTCCCTCGCACGG GCTTCAGCCCCAGCGTCACCAACAGGCCCCGGGTCAACCCACTCGAGCCCGGCCCCGGGGTCCCCCACGGGGAGCGCCGGCGCCCCGCGCTCCCCACTGCCGCTGGTAGCACCAGACCTGCTGGCCATGCAGCTGCTAGACCAACACTCGCAGCTGCAGGCGCTGATGAAGCAACGACTTTTCCATCAGCATCATATGCAGAAACAG CACATGTCGTCGGAGGCTGCTAAGCGGCAGCTGGAGCAATCCCGGTTGCAGGACCAGATCAACCTGAACCTGCTCTCGCAGTCTCATCTGCCGCCCCCGGACACGTCGCCTG GTTCTCTCCAGCAACAGCTGGGCGCGCAACAGCAGCAACTAGTGCAGCAGCTGCAGGCCGTGCAGCGTCAGTACCTGATGCATGGACCTCTGTCTGTACCACCCAACGCGCCACCAG GCCTCATGCTATGGGGTAGTGAGATGGAGGAACATCCTCTGTTCGGGCGAGGAGTCTGCAAGTGGCCCGGCTGCGACGCTCTGGCTGAGGATTACCAGGCGTTCCTCAA GCACTTAGAGGCAGCTCACACCCTCGACGACAGATCAGCCGCGCAGGCGCGAGTGCAGATGCAGGTGGTGGCCCAGCTGGAGCTGCAGCTACGCCGCGAGAGGGATCGCCTCGCCGCTATGATGCGTCACCTGCACGCTGCCAGGGACACCACGCACCATGCTGCCAAACATCCGCATG GCGCTGCGAGCGAAGGAGCTTCCCCGGGACCGGTGCGACGTCGCGTCTCCGACAAATCTGGGGTCGCTATCGCTGGAG aGATCCAACGCAACCGCGAGTTTTACAAGTCGGCAGATGTGCGGCCTCCGTTCACTTACGCATCACTCATTCGCCAG GCCATAATCGAGTCTCCAGACAAGCAGTTGACACTGAACGAGATCTACAACTGGTTCCAGACCACGTTCTGTTACTTCAGACGCAACGCTGCCACCTGGAAG AACGCTGTGCGTCACAACCTGTCGCTGCACAAATGCTTCATGCGGGTGGAGAATGTGAAGGGAGCAGTGTGGACCGTGGATGAGGTGGAGTTCTACAAACGACGGCCGCAGAGGGctgcgcacgcgccgccgccgcccgtgcACGCGGG ATTCATGGGAGCTCAAAGTCCACCAATGATGACCAGCCCTCATGGCTACAGCGAGGCTTTGAAACGTAACCTGCAG GGCATGATGGAAGATTGCAACTTGTCGTACATGTCTGGTGAGGACCACATGATGCAGGGAGCTGATGATTATCCCTCCTCACATGACGATTACAG CCGGCCTCCGATGATGAACGGCTACGGCAGCAGCACATCCTCTCATGACGTGAAGGCAGAGGATCTGAGCGCCAACGAGGCTCAAGACATCAAGCCCAACATCTACGCTCTGAAAAACGAGATGCAAGCTTCTGATTATTCTAACAAAG CCGACTATTCGAGCTCCAACAAAGAGTCGTCAAGCAATCGATCTGGTGAAACCAGTCCCTACGATGACTACCCTCGCTCAGAAGACAGATACCGTGCAACTATATCCCACATCAAAGACGAAGCAGAAAATCTATCACTCAACGAACAGAGATCCGACAAGTAA